The Cloacibacterium caeni region ATTAGCCCAAGACAAAAGAATTCTTGGGAAAGCCATTACTTTAATCGAAAGTAAAAAGCCAGAGCATAGAGTTTTGGCTGAAGAACTGCTGAAAAAAATCCTGCCTTATACCGGAAAATCTGTAAGAATAGGAATTACTGGAGTTCCTGGTGCTGGGAAATCTACATTTATTGAAAGTTTTGGAAAATTTGCAATTTCTCAAGGCAAAAAAGTTGCTGTTTTAGCCATTGACCCAAGTTCTTCGGTGAATAAAGGTTCCATTCTAGGAGATAAAACCAGAATGGAAGAATTGGCAAAAGACGAAAACGCATTTATTCGCCCTAGTCCAAGTTCTGGATTTCTAGGCGGAGTTGCCAATACTACTTTTGAAACTATGCTTATTTGCGAAGCTGCTGGTTATGATTACATTTTGATAGAAACGGTAGGAGTTGGTCAATCAGAAGTTTTGGTTGCGGATATTTCGGATGTAATTCTGATGCTAAAAGTAGTAGGAACTGGAGATGAATTGCAAGGCATCAAAAGAGGTTTGATGGAAATGATAGATGTTATTTTCATCAATAAAGTACATGAAGAAAATCTAAAAGAGGCCAGAATGCACCGTTCAGAATTGATTCACGCATTGCAGTTTCAGCATCCAAAAGAAAAAGATTGGAAAGTGCCTGTTTTGTTAGGTTCCGCTCTTCATAACGAAGGTTTAGATGAGGTTTACGAGAAAATAAGTGATTTCATTTCTTTAAAAATAAAAACAGGAAGGCTAGAAGAAGTAAGAAAAATTCAAGCCGAAAAACGTTTTGAATATTGGGTTCATCAATATATTTTAAGTGCAACTAAATCTACCAATGAACTTGAAAATCAGTTCGAAAGTCATAAAAAAAATGCTTCAGAATTGAAATCTAATCCAAGTTCTGAAGCCAAAATTTTTGTAGAAAGTTTATTGAATAAAAAACTTTAAATTATTTCTTAGAAATTTCATTTTTCATCAAGTAGCCATTATAAGAAATGGGTTGTCTGTCGTTAGAATCTATAGAAACGTAGGCACTACCGTTTTTATAAACTTCTATGTAAATTACTCTTACATGATCTACATCTTTAGGCGAAATGGTATACACTAAATTCCCTTTTTTGTTAAGAATTTTACTCAGTGTAAAATCTTTAGAAGTAAAACGGTAA contains the following coding sequences:
- the meaB gene encoding methylmalonyl Co-A mutase-associated GTPase MeaB; the encoded protein is MKFSTEELLQGILAQDKRILGKAITLIESKKPEHRVLAEELLKKILPYTGKSVRIGITGVPGAGKSTFIESFGKFAISQGKKVAVLAIDPSSSVNKGSILGDKTRMEELAKDENAFIRPSPSSGFLGGVANTTFETMLICEAAGYDYILIETVGVGQSEVLVADISDVILMLKVVGTGDELQGIKRGLMEMIDVIFINKVHEENLKEARMHRSELIHALQFQHPKEKDWKVPVLLGSALHNEGLDEVYEKISDFISLKIKTGRLEEVRKIQAEKRFEYWVHQYILSATKSTNELENQFESHKKNASELKSNPSSEAKIFVESLLNKKL